Proteins encoded together in one bacterium window:
- a CDS encoding 4Fe-4S dicluster domain-containing protein, producing the protein MAFHGGYSFKHFEGKAEPVLRALPVPEKAYISFCKGTLISVSPLVKQGDSIRAGEKLFEHGDGSPKCVFPAPVGGNVATIDDSGITITPDSSESFESVAGHTRNPWHLNHGELFGLICSSGCSLLFDHWFDTPDMCGSVRHVIVNTVHNGPLDQGWSPEMFADTTLFPGGLKILKALFPQAETVITVTGKTARFFSAPDIRENAKIITLSDKYPQEHPELLARDAAHMRLVSPEGVRDRSITIMPFVNVIQLAEALTQGRPLIDRILMVAGPGVSRPGWYRIRIGMTFEEIQRRLLKSDEKESWRIVRGNLFEGEGISSPGTSSVRPTDKEISVIRERAVRELWRFMNPGFNLDSFPKVTMADYIPLLPKQLDSNVHGGVRPCVQCNYCDEVCPVNIYPFLIWKYVEAGKTEESYRFKPCDCIGCGLCDYVCPSKIAISAVVTKAKHEYRESRRSNELPH; encoded by the coding sequence ATGGCTTTTCACGGCGGCTACAGTTTCAAGCATTTTGAGGGCAAAGCGGAACCTGTTCTGAGAGCCCTACCTGTTCCCGAAAAAGCATATATATCCTTCTGTAAAGGTACTCTGATATCGGTATCTCCGCTTGTAAAGCAGGGAGACTCGATCCGTGCCGGTGAAAAACTTTTCGAGCATGGCGACGGCTCCCCGAAATGCGTTTTTCCGGCCCCTGTCGGCGGGAACGTTGCCACTATCGATGACAGCGGGATAACCATCACCCCTGATAGTTCTGAATCGTTCGAATCCGTTGCCGGTCATACAAGGAATCCCTGGCATCTGAATCACGGGGAGTTGTTCGGACTTATCTGTTCGAGCGGCTGCAGCCTTCTCTTTGATCATTGGTTCGATACTCCGGATATGTGCGGTTCCGTACGGCATGTTATCGTCAATACAGTCCATAACGGTCCCCTCGATCAGGGATGGTCGCCTGAGATGTTTGCGGATACCACCCTGTTTCCGGGCGGACTGAAGATACTCAAGGCGCTCTTTCCGCAAGCGGAGACGGTTATCACTGTTACCGGAAAAACCGCCCGTTTTTTTTCCGCGCCGGATATCAGAGAAAACGCTAAAATCATAACGCTATCCGATAAATACCCGCAGGAACACCCCGAACTGCTCGCACGCGACGCCGCTCATATGAGGCTTGTTTCGCCGGAGGGTGTTCGCGACCGGTCGATAACCATCATGCCTTTTGTCAATGTCATCCAGCTTGCCGAAGCTCTTACTCAGGGAAGGCCGCTTATCGACCGTATTCTCATGGTAGCCGGACCGGGCGTATCACGGCCCGGGTGGTACCGTATCCGCATCGGAATGACGTTTGAGGAAATTCAGCGCCGTCTCCTGAAGTCGGATGAAAAAGAATCATGGCGCATCGTGCGCGGCAATCTTTTCGAGGGCGAGGGAATTTCTTCACCCGGAACATCGTCTGTCCGTCCCACAGACAAAGAGATTTCGGTGATACGGGAGCGTGCGGTCAGGGAGCTGTGGCGATTCATGAATCCGGGGTTCAATCTCGACAGTTTCCCGAAGGTCACCATGGCCGACTATATCCCGCTTCTGCCAAAACAGCTCGACAGCAATGTCCACGGCGGTGTTCGGCCCTGTGTGCAGTGTAATTACTGCGACGAGGTGTGCCCGGTGAATATTTATCCGTTTCTTATCTGGAAATACGTGGAAGCGGGAAAGACCGAGGAAAGCTACCGTTTCAAGCCCTGTGACTGTATCGGATGCGGATTGTGCGATTATGTGTGCCCATCGAAAATAGCGATTTCCGCTGTCGTTACAAAAGCAAAACATGAGTATCGCGAATCGAGGAGGTCCAATGAACTTCCTCATTGA
- a CDS encoding BatD family protein, translating to MRLGERGKICGSFLVLICVMSSVLSAQDQENTLSSTISASRISLHDRLVLTVTATGPSRFKEYYPRLFPTPEFSTIWAYTTVQLHSQNKNLQCTIVQTYQLIPLKTGTFTVGKTNWVRSFNEGNSVEVVDGPPLLKPDKLQTNHTFPGDDRYIFVTSSVNKKDPYVGEQVLFELTHFDNIYNTDTNYTAPPVAGFWSVEMPGVMEKSIRIKGEQCWFNVYRIALFPATSGDLVIGSANLTYSSVKGLITQWGQLISEPIVLHIRPLPENDRPSSFAGAVGKFSITASVQPTELDADNEVTVTVTLTGQGNLGLVSSLTEPDLSAFRTYGPHVSEDITKNGLTVGGTKTWNYSLVPPKEGSYTVGSFALSYFNPRDKCYHTVSTKPVTLTVSPGTAVKEHSVIPQDIQEDIAHIASDIRYIKPDKSVLENSGKNPRTFHFIFLLYIVPCAVFFISYGAKRRHDRIISDRSMQRKRTALKRATKRLDDASHLIGQNDMKGFYRTIHETITGYIEDIFTIDTVMTVPAELEDIIIRHGAAPELAERIRTIIEICDFNVFSSSFDNSVNPENVIRDTVQIISMLKNIH from the coding sequence TTGCGGCTTGGAGAACGGGGAAAAATCTGCGGTTCGTTTCTTGTCCTAATATGTGTAATGAGCAGCGTCCTCTCTGCCCAGGACCAGGAGAACACGCTGTCATCGACAATCAGCGCTTCACGGATTTCCCTCCATGACAGGCTTGTCCTTACGGTTACCGCAACAGGCCCCTCACGATTCAAGGAATATTATCCCCGGCTTTTTCCGACACCGGAGTTCAGTACGATATGGGCATATACCACAGTTCAATTACATTCTCAAAACAAAAACCTGCAATGCACCATCGTTCAGACTTACCAGCTCATTCCCCTGAAAACCGGAACGTTCACCGTGGGAAAGACCAACTGGGTACGCTCATTCAACGAGGGTAATTCTGTCGAAGTCGTCGATGGGCCGCCGCTCCTTAAACCGGACAAACTCCAAACGAATCACACGTTCCCGGGAGATGACAGATATATCTTTGTCACATCATCGGTCAATAAAAAAGATCCTTATGTCGGTGAACAGGTATTGTTCGAATTAACCCATTTCGACAATATTTACAATACGGATACGAATTACACCGCACCACCGGTAGCCGGATTCTGGTCGGTAGAAATGCCGGGAGTAATGGAAAAATCGATCCGTATCAAAGGCGAACAGTGCTGGTTCAACGTTTACAGAATCGCCCTTTTCCCGGCAACATCAGGTGATCTGGTCATTGGATCTGCAAACCTGACCTACTCTTCTGTTAAAGGTCTGATAACCCAATGGGGCCAGCTTATCTCGGAGCCGATTGTTCTCCATATCAGGCCGCTGCCGGAAAATGACAGACCATCCTCGTTTGCCGGTGCGGTGGGGAAATTTTCGATCACAGCATCGGTACAACCGACAGAACTCGATGCAGACAACGAAGTTACCGTGACCGTTACACTGACCGGCCAGGGTAACCTCGGCCTTGTTTCGAGCCTCACCGAACCTGACTTGTCCGCATTCAGAACATACGGCCCTCATGTCAGCGAAGATATAACAAAAAACGGCCTGACGGTCGGCGGCACAAAAACATGGAATTATTCTCTCGTGCCCCCGAAGGAAGGCTCCTATACTGTCGGTTCGTTTGCTCTTTCCTATTTCAATCCCCGCGATAAGTGCTATCATACGGTTTCCACCAAGCCGGTGACATTGACCGTCTCACCCGGAACAGCGGTTAAAGAACATTCGGTCATTCCGCAAGATATTCAGGAAGACATTGCTCACATCGCTTCTGATATCCGCTATATCAAGCCCGATAAATCAGTACTTGAAAACTCCGGAAAAAATCCTCGCACATTTCACTTTATATTTCTCTTATATATCGTTCCCTGCGCAGTGTTTTTTATTTCGTACGGGGCGAAAAGAAGACATGACAGAATTATAAGCGACAGGAGTATGCAGCGTAAGCGCACAGCTCTGAAGCGGGCAACGAAACGGCTGGATGATGCTTCACACCTGATCGGCCAAAACGATATGAAAGGATTTTACCGCACCATACATGAGACAATAACGGGTTATATCGAAGATATATTCACTATCGATACTGTCATGACTGTCCCGGCGGAGCTTGAGGACATCATCATCCGTCATGGAGCGGCGCCTGAGCTTGCGGAACGAATACGGACGATAATCGAGATATGTGATTTCAATGTGTTTTCATCTTCGTTTGATAATTCTGTGAATCCTGAAAATGTTATTCGGGATACGGTTCAAATCATTTCCATGTTGAAGAATATTCATTGA
- a CDS encoding ATP-binding protein — MKRCRICGSSGIIYDRDIKAGTHGELRICDCIEKLCSCGGAEPYQVFDNKGNFSWCPCRSARLKLATVRKAFKEAQVPNKYKWKFIEDFEIVNDVAQKLIGMVTTVVRDIEPRPDTMKGYYFWGAAGSGKTLLACIILQELMLKYALGGRFVDLSRQFFQRLKRSYDSTDELYGSGGQILDALIEIPFLVVDDFGVQRNTEWESEMLYNLIDSRYEMEHLTIITSNIHINDYKEIAHGRIHSRIKEMCSVIKVDLPDYRDKYLREHNFT; from the coding sequence ATGAAACGATGCAGAATATGCGGTTCGAGCGGTATTATTTATGACCGAGACATCAAAGCCGGTACACATGGCGAGCTCCGGATATGCGACTGTATAGAGAAGCTGTGTTCCTGCGGGGGTGCCGAACCCTACCAGGTGTTCGACAACAAGGGTAATTTCTCCTGGTGTCCCTGCAGGAGCGCACGGCTGAAGCTTGCCACGGTAAGAAAAGCGTTCAAAGAAGCCCAGGTCCCCAATAAGTACAAGTGGAAATTTATCGAGGATTTCGAAATCGTCAATGATGTTGCACAAAAACTGATCGGCATGGTAACTACGGTCGTGCGCGACATCGAACCCCGGCCTGATACGATGAAAGGGTACTATTTCTGGGGCGCCGCCGGCAGCGGAAAGACACTCCTTGCCTGCATCATACTCCAGGAGCTCATGCTCAAGTACGCTCTTGGCGGCAGATTCGTCGATCTCTCACGCCAATTTTTCCAGCGGCTGAAACGGTCGTATGACAGTACCGACGAGTTGTACGGCTCCGGAGGCCAGATTCTTGACGCGCTCATTGAAATTCCGTTCCTCGTGGTCGATGATTTTGGAGTTCAGCGCAATACGGAATGGGAATCGGAGATGCTCTACAACCTCATCGATTCACGGTACGAGATGGAGCATCTGACCATTATCACCTCGAACATTCACATAAACGATTACAAAGAAATCGCCCACGGGCGCATACATTCCCGTATCAAGGAAATGTGCTCCGTTATCAAGGTCGACCTCCCTGATTATCGCGATAAATACCTCAGGGAACACAACTTTACCTGA
- a CDS encoding glycerophosphodiester phosphodiesterase encodes MNELYTLFLFTAVIMLLNGCGSTPAIIAHRGASYRAPENTLAAVKLAWELGADAVEVDVHMTKDGKIAVIHDATTKRITGVDLMVNETSSEALRELDAGSFKSPEYAGERIPFLDEVIGTIPDGKRLFIEIKSGPDILPALREVIDNSGKRLSIVIIGFDLDTVSRCKVLMPEIPVHWLAVSKKNESSGTYRPYDAGLIDIIKKHNLDGLDVHYGGVTKEFAGAVRSADLALYAWTVDDPSVARKLRQYGVNGITTNRPAWLKEQMR; translated from the coding sequence ATGAATGAATTATATACCCTCTTTCTGTTCACCGCAGTCATTATGCTGTTGAACGGGTGCGGCAGCACTCCAGCTATCATTGCCCATCGCGGAGCATCGTATCGCGCCCCGGAAAACACCCTCGCGGCGGTTAAACTTGCCTGGGAACTCGGCGCCGATGCGGTTGAGGTGGATGTTCATATGACGAAGGACGGAAAAATAGCTGTCATTCACGATGCCACGACAAAACGGATAACCGGCGTCGACCTTATGGTAAACGAAACATCCTCCGAAGCACTGCGAGAACTCGATGCCGGGAGCTTCAAATCACCGGAATACGCCGGTGAACGCATTCCGTTCCTTGATGAGGTCATCGGGACGATTCCTGACGGGAAACGTCTCTTCATAGAAATCAAGAGCGGCCCTGACATTCTCCCGGCGCTCAGGGAGGTCATCGATAACAGCGGGAAAAGGCTGTCAATCGTCATCATCGGTTTCGACCTCGATACGGTTTCGCGATGCAAGGTGCTCATGCCCGAAATCCCCGTTCACTGGCTTGCCGTATCCAAAAAAAACGAGTCGAGCGGGACATACAGGCCTTACGATGCCGGTCTTATCGATATCATAAAAAAACACAACCTTGACGGGCTCGACGTTCATTACGGCGGGGTGACAAAAGAATTTGCCGGTGCGGTCAGGTCTGCGGATCTTGCGCTGTACGCATGGACTGTGGATGATCCGTCTGTTGCCCGGAAGCTCAGGCAGTACGGCGTGAATGGAATAACCACCAACCGTCCCGCATGGCTCAAAGAACAGATGCGGTAA
- a CDS encoding NADH:ubiquinone reductase (Na(+)-transporting) subunit E (Part of the NQR complex which consists of NqrA, NqrB, NqrC, NqrD, NqrE and NqrF; NQR complex catalyzes the reduction of ubiquinone-1 to ubiquinol by two successive reactions, coupled with the transport of Na(+) ions from the cytoplasm to the periplasm; NqrE is probably involved in the second step, the conversion of ubisemiquinone to ubiquinol.) produces MELDFLNLFIIFFASIFTQNVVLTYFLGICPFVAVSKEIPTAFGMGMAVIFVMFMTMGLNWPLYHLVLVPLHVEYLSFLVFIMVIATFVQIVEIFIDRYSPILYVSLGVFLPLITVNCAILGVSLLSVLRNYNYLQSLAFALGSGIGWTLAIIAMAGIRQKLQFSAIPKGLQGPGITMIIAGIMAMAFMGFAGIINL; encoded by the coding sequence ATGGAGCTCGATTTTCTCAACCTGTTCATAATCTTTTTCGCAAGTATATTCACCCAGAATGTCGTGCTGACTTACTTCCTGGGAATTTGCCCATTTGTCGCCGTATCAAAGGAGATTCCGACAGCGTTCGGCATGGGTATGGCAGTCATTTTCGTCATGTTCATGACCATGGGTCTGAACTGGCCGCTCTACCACCTTGTTCTCGTTCCGCTCCATGTGGAATATCTATCGTTCCTCGTGTTTATCATGGTGATCGCAACTTTTGTCCAGATCGTCGAAATCTTCATCGACCGGTACTCCCCCATCCTTTATGTCTCGCTTGGGGTGTTCCTCCCGCTCATTACGGTGAACTGTGCAATTCTCGGCGTATCGCTTTTGTCGGTTCTGCGGAATTACAACTACCTCCAGAGCCTGGCATTCGCCCTCGGGAGCGGAATCGGCTGGACCCTTGCGATCATAGCTATGGCGGGTATACGGCAGAAATTGCAGTTTTCAGCGATACCGAAGGGCCTTCAGGGGCCGGGTATCACCATGATCATCGCCGGTATCATGGCAATGGCATTCATGGGTTTTGCGGGAATAATCAATCTGTAA
- a CDS encoding RnfABCDGE type electron transport complex subunit D yields the protein MNFLIDRFREIIEFFDRKFENTKLNDPWGTISTFFFSLKTVNPLAGPHIRDNTDLKRYMSAVMGAAAPTVLASIYFFGWRSLALVIFCYVLGIIIEMGFATAKGEEVTEGMFVTCILYPMILPPTIPFWMAGVGLAVGLILGKEVFGGTGKNIFNPAIVGRVFLAVTFPVHMASRWVTPYGGFPGGFLHWVKSGDAVTAASPLIDFKNGTASNITDMLIGSTSGSLGETSAILIIIGGLFLLYTRIANWRLTLSTIVSAMVLAALMHAANPTAFASPLFHLAGGGLLFGAFYMVTDPVSSPFTSIGKWIYGGLIGAVTIVIRNLSGFPEGMMFAILLLNMFAPVIDDAVLAMKYKKAGGA from the coding sequence ATGAACTTCCTCATTGACCGCTTCAGAGAAATCATCGAGTTTTTCGACAGAAAATTCGAGAACACCAAACTGAATGACCCCTGGGGCACCATCTCGACATTTTTCTTCTCGTTGAAAACGGTCAATCCTCTCGCAGGCCCCCATATCAGGGACAACACCGACCTCAAACGGTACATGTCCGCGGTCATGGGCGCCGCAGCCCCAACTGTCCTTGCCTCGATTTATTTCTTCGGCTGGAGGAGTCTCGCGCTCGTTATATTCTGCTATGTTCTCGGAATCATCATCGAAATGGGATTTGCGACTGCAAAAGGCGAGGAAGTAACCGAAGGGATGTTCGTAACCTGTATTCTCTACCCCATGATACTCCCGCCGACCATACCGTTCTGGATGGCCGGTGTCGGGCTTGCGGTCGGTCTCATACTCGGCAAGGAAGTTTTCGGCGGTACAGGGAAAAACATCTTCAATCCCGCGATTGTGGGACGGGTGTTTTTGGCAGTGACATTCCCGGTTCACATGGCATCGCGATGGGTAACCCCGTACGGTGGATTTCCCGGTGGATTCTTGCACTGGGTGAAATCGGGCGATGCCGTCACCGCAGCATCCCCTCTGATCGATTTCAAGAACGGAACAGCATCGAACATCACCGATATGCTCATCGGCTCGACAAGCGGCTCTCTCGGTGAGACATCGGCGATTCTGATCATCATCGGAGGCCTGTTTCTCCTCTATACACGTATCGCGAACTGGCGTCTGACTCTTTCAACGATCGTATCGGCCATGGTTCTTGCAGCTCTCATGCATGCTGCCAATCCGACCGCGTTCGCATCGCCGCTTTTCCATCTAGCCGGAGGAGGACTCCTCTTCGGCGCATTTTACATGGTCACCGATCCGGTCAGCAGCCCGTTCACGAGCATCGGAAAATGGATTTACGGCGGGCTGATCGGCGCTGTCACGATCGTGATTCGCAACCTTTCGGGTTTTCCCGAGGGAATGATGTTCGCAATCCTGCTTCTGAATATGTTCGCCCCGGTCATCGATGATGCCGTGCTTGCAATGAAATACAAAAAGGCAGGTGGAGCATGA
- a CDS encoding 2Fe-2S iron-sulfur cluster binding domain-containing protein: MALLTPILVLSLISLILGIMLVLADKFLADYGECRLIINSEKEFTIRGGSTIMSYLSANRIFIPSACGGKATCGLCKGRVVTDVGPLLPTERPFMDKEELANHTRLLCQVKVKKDTEILIPEEYFLVKEFLTTVESITPLSHDTRMYRFRLIEPNEITFKPGQFVQFRIPKAGEERAYSIASSPNAKNIVELIVRLVPGGLCTTYMFNKLRVGDQIYLTGPYGEFFLREETNDPMVCVAGGSGSAPIRSIVTYLSEKQSDRRIISFYGGRAPKDIYLTEYYGEIGKNLKNFRHIPAVNESTGADGWKGETGLITEVMERSLTDVSNWEAYMCGPPAMLHYSKLLLKKLGIDENRIYFDEF; encoded by the coding sequence GTGGCGCTCCTGACTCCGATATTAGTTCTTTCTCTGATAAGCCTTATTCTGGGTATTATGCTTGTCTTGGCGGATAAGTTCCTTGCCGATTACGGCGAGTGCAGACTCATCATCAACAGTGAAAAGGAATTCACCATCCGCGGCGGCTCGACAATCATGTCCTATCTGTCGGCGAACAGGATTTTCATTCCCTCGGCCTGCGGCGGCAAGGCAACCTGCGGCCTCTGCAAAGGACGAGTCGTAACCGATGTCGGCCCTCTTCTGCCGACCGAGCGTCCGTTCATGGATAAAGAGGAGCTCGCCAACCATACGCGCCTCCTCTGCCAGGTCAAGGTCAAAAAGGATACCGAGATTCTCATTCCCGAGGAATACTTCCTCGTCAAGGAATTCCTCACCACAGTGGAATCCATAACCCCGCTGAGCCATGACACGCGGATGTACCGCTTCAGACTCATCGAACCGAATGAAATCACATTCAAGCCCGGACAGTTCGTCCAGTTCCGTATCCCAAAAGCCGGCGAGGAACGGGCATACTCGATCGCATCGAGCCCCAACGCGAAAAATATCGTCGAGCTTATCGTACGCCTCGTTCCGGGCGGACTTTGTACAACGTACATGTTCAACAAACTCAGGGTCGGCGACCAGATATATCTCACCGGGCCTTACGGTGAATTCTTCCTCCGCGAGGAAACGAACGATCCCATGGTCTGTGTCGCCGGCGGCTCGGGCAGCGCACCCATACGGTCGATTGTCACCTACCTGAGCGAAAAGCAATCAGACCGCAGGATTATAAGCTTCTATGGCGGTCGGGCGCCGAAGGATATCTATTTAACGGAATATTACGGGGAAATCGGGAAGAATCTCAAGAATTTCAGACATATACCCGCTGTCAACGAATCGACCGGCGCCGATGGCTGGAAAGGCGAGACCGGCCTCATCACCGAGGTGATGGAGCGCTCTCTGACCGATGTCTCGAACTGGGAAGCATACATGTGCGGCCCCCCTGCAATGCTCCACTACTCGAAGCTTCTCCTCAAAAAGCTCGGCATCGACGAGAACCGGATTTATTTCGACGAGTTCTGA
- the rph gene encoding ribonuclease PH, whose amino-acid sequence MNKRPDNRQPDEIRPLTLMRNYLPHAEGSCLVDLGGTRVITSASVTDFVPQWLAGQDSGWITAEYGMLPRSTHTRNRRPSSSPQQNGRTMEIQRLIGRAMRAVTDYKSLGEHTITIDCDVISADGGTRTASIIGAAVSLHDALTWMLEKGKIRDNPMNGLVAAISAGMVNGALALDLTYAEDSGADVDMNIVMTEAGELVEIQGTAEHRTFDRSTLDAMLDAAEPAIHTIIEIQKATLHIS is encoded by the coding sequence ATGAATAAACGTCCCGACAACCGTCAGCCGGACGAAATCCGCCCGCTGACCCTGATGCGGAATTACCTTCCCCATGCGGAAGGCTCCTGTCTCGTTGACCTCGGAGGAACACGCGTCATCACCTCAGCGAGTGTGACGGACTTTGTGCCGCAGTGGCTCGCCGGACAGGATTCCGGCTGGATAACCGCAGAGTATGGCATGCTGCCGCGTTCCACCCATACCCGTAACCGGCGTCCGTCCTCTTCTCCTCAGCAGAACGGGCGAACGATGGAAATCCAGCGCCTGATCGGCCGCGCCATGAGAGCGGTAACCGACTATAAGAGTCTCGGCGAACACACAATCACCATTGATTGCGATGTCATTTCAGCGGACGGCGGCACACGAACCGCATCGATCATCGGCGCAGCGGTTTCGCTCCATGATGCGCTGACATGGATGCTCGAAAAGGGCAAGATCAGGGACAATCCCATGAACGGTCTCGTTGCGGCCATAAGCGCCGGTATGGTTAACGGCGCCCTTGCCCTCGACCTCACCTACGCCGAGGACTCCGGCGCTGATGTGGATATGAACATAGTCATGACCGAAGCGGGGGAGCTCGTCGAGATACAGGGGACAGCTGAACACAGAACGTTCGACCGGAGCACGCTCGATGCCATGCTCGATGCGGCGGAACCGGCAATCCATACCATTATCGAAATACAGAAAGCAACCCTGCATATATCATGA
- a CDS encoding RnfABCDGE type electron transport complex subunit G gives MNSRAWMIGLLVIMAVICSTALAVVNIKIAPVIERNRQITSMRTVLDVFGVPYDMLDENSIISTYNERIKERKAGELTLFDEQTTHATAVSFEGSGFQGHISLVVALDGETITGFKVVSQEETPGLGSRISEDSFQRSFIGKKVSKGIALSKSGNAGPGEFDAITGATETSKALVKILNKGFQEYFELLKK, from the coding sequence ATGAACAGCCGCGCCTGGATGATAGGTCTGCTCGTGATCATGGCGGTCATCTGCTCAACGGCGCTTGCCGTCGTGAATATCAAAATCGCTCCGGTCATCGAAAGAAACCGTCAGATAACCTCGATGCGCACGGTGCTCGATGTGTTCGGTGTACCCTACGATATGCTCGACGAGAACTCAATCATCAGTACCTACAACGAACGCATTAAGGAACGTAAAGCGGGAGAGCTCACCTTATTCGACGAGCAGACGACCCATGCAACCGCAGTTTCCTTCGAGGGGAGCGGATTTCAGGGACATATATCGCTCGTTGTTGCGCTCGACGGCGAAACCATCACCGGTTTCAAGGTGGTCAGCCAGGAGGAAACACCTGGGCTCGGGTCAAGGATATCAGAGGATTCTTTCCAAAGATCGTTTATCGGCAAAAAGGTATCGAAAGGAATCGCCCTGAGCAAATCCGGTAACGCCGGCCCGGGAGAATTCGACGCCATTACCGGTGCGACCGAAACATCGAAGGCGCTCGTAAAGATTTTGAACAAGGGTTTTCAGGAATACTTCGAACTTCTTAAAAAATAA
- the rsxE gene encoding electron transport complex subunit RsxE, whose product MVSIKDGLETVGLKQSREWKIFYDGFWTNNASFRMMLGLCSTLAVTNNLRNSVAMSLGVIFVLVASSTIISAMRSIIPSRVRMAVFMMVISTFTIVVDQVLKAYYPAISKALGPYVGLIITNCIVMGRAEAFAISNPVLPSMVDALAVSSGYGFSLLMLATIREMLGFGTFFGFTVLGDWWTQWVIMILAPGAFFVLGLYIWLLRTISKES is encoded by the coding sequence ATGGTATCTATAAAGGATGGGCTTGAGACAGTGGGATTAAAACAGTCGAGAGAGTGGAAAATATTTTATGACGGGTTCTGGACGAACAATGCCAGTTTCCGTATGATGCTCGGCCTGTGCTCGACCCTTGCGGTCACCAACAATCTCCGCAACTCGGTTGCCATGTCGCTCGGTGTCATTTTTGTGCTCGTAGCCTCATCCACGATCATCAGCGCCATGCGAAGTATTATCCCGTCTCGGGTGAGGATGGCCGTGTTCATGATGGTGATATCGACTTTCACTATCGTCGTCGACCAGGTGCTGAAGGCATATTATCCGGCGATTTCAAAAGCGCTCGGCCCGTATGTGGGACTCATCATCACCAACTGCATCGTGATGGGACGCGCCGAGGCGTTCGCAATCTCGAATCCTGTACTCCCCTCAATGGTCGATGCGCTGGCGGTATCGAGCGGCTACGGTTTTTCGCTCCTCATGCTGGCGACGATCAGGGAAATGCTCGGATTCGGCACGTTTTTCGGGTTCACTGTTTTAGGCGACTGGTGGACACAGTGGGTTATCATGATTCTCGCGCCCGGAGCGTTTTTTGTGCTCGGCCTCTATATCTGGCTGCTCAGGACGATATCGAAGGAGAGTTAA
- the rdgB gene encoding RdgB/HAM1 family non-canonical purine NTP pyrophosphatase yields the protein MKLVIATTNPGKITEFEKLLAGHDISVTSLKDYPDMPDIIEDGATFLENALIKARVTSSFTGIMSLADDSGLEVDALNGIPGVMSARFAPTTEERNSKLLDLLRDVPDHLRTARFVCALALVRPDGFEWTTIGVSDGIIIHEQRGDGGFGYDPLFLYEPLGLTFAEIPLDIKNTISHRGKAMHAFKCAVESEEILGKSCDEE from the coding sequence ATGAAACTCGTGATAGCCACAACCAATCCCGGTAAGATCACCGAGTTTGAAAAACTCCTCGCGGGACATGACATCTCCGTTACTTCGCTCAAAGATTATCCCGATATGCCGGATATAATCGAGGATGGCGCCACGTTCCTTGAAAACGCTCTCATAAAAGCCCGCGTGACATCATCGTTTACGGGAATCATGTCCCTTGCTGATGACAGCGGTCTCGAGGTCGATGCTCTCAATGGCATTCCGGGGGTCATGTCGGCCCGTTTTGCGCCGACCACCGAAGAGCGGAACAGCAAGCTTCTCGATCTTCTCAGGGATGTGCCGGATCACCTGAGAACCGCCCGGTTTGTCTGTGCGCTCGCTCTTGTCCGCCCTGATGGTTTCGAATGGACCACTATTGGTGTCAGTGATGGGATAATAATCCATGAACAGCGCGGGGATGGCGGTTTCGGGTACGATCCGCTGTTTCTCTATGAGCCCCTCGGTCTGACATTTGCCGAAATTCCCCTCGATATAAAAAACACCATAAGCCACCGGGGCAAGGCGATGCATGCGTTCAAATGTGCTGTTGAAAGCGAGGAAATCCTGGGGAAATCCTGTGACGAGGAGTGA